In Mycobacterium tuberculosis H37Rv, a single window of DNA contains:
- the tyrA gene encoding prephenate dehydrogenase TyrA (PDH (hydroxyphenylpyruvate synthase)) translates to MRAAAAAGREVFGYNRSVEGAHGARSDGFDAITDLNQTLTRAAATEALIVLAVPMPALPGMLAHIRKSAPGCPLTDVTSVKCAVLDEVTAAGLQARYVGGHPMTGTAHSGWTAGHGGLFNRAPWVVSVDDHVDPTVWSMVMTLALDCGAMVVPAKSDEHDAAAAAVSHLPHLLAEALAVTAAEVPLAFALAAGSFRDATRVAATAPDLVRAMCEANTGQLAPAADRIIDLLSRARDSLQSHGSIADLADAGHAARTRYDSFPRSDIVTVVIGADKWREQLAAAGRAGGVITSALPSLDSPQ, encoded by the coding sequence ATGCGGGCCGCCGCAGCGGCGGGCCGTGAAGTCTTTGGCTACAACCGGTCGGTGGAGGGTGCCCACGGCGCCCGCTCCGACGGGTTTGATGCCATAACCGATCTCAACCAAACGCTAACCCGGGCCGCCGCTACCGAGGCGTTGATCGTGCTGGCCGTTCCGATGCCGGCCTTGCCAGGCATGCTCGCCCATATTCGCAAATCGGCACCTGGCTGTCCGTTGACCGACGTCACCAGCGTCAAATGCGCGGTTCTCGACGAGGTCACGGCGGCTGGTCTGCAGGCGCGCTACGTCGGCGGTCACCCGATGACGGGCACCGCGCACTCGGGTTGGACCGCCGGTCACGGCGGCTTGTTCAACAGAGCCCCCTGGGTGGTCAGCGTCGATGACCATGTCGACCCCACGGTGTGGTCGATGGTGATGACGCTGGCGCTGGACTGCGGGGCGATGGTGGTGCCCGCCAAATCCGACGAGCACGACGCCGCCGCTGCTGCCGTCTCGCACCTGCCACACCTGCTCGCTGAGGCGCTCGCCGTCACTGCGGCCGAGGTACCACTTGCCTTCGCGTTGGCTGCAGGGTCTTTCCGCGATGCCACCCGGGTGGCAGCCACCGCTCCTGACCTAGTGCGGGCAATGTGTGAAGCTAACACCGGCCAACTGGCGCCGGCCGCGGACCGGATCATCGACCTGCTGAGCCGTGCGCGTGATTCGCTGCAATCCCACGGTTCGATAGCCGACCTCGCCGACGCGGGCCACGCCGCACGCACACGCTATGACAGCTTCCCGCGCTCCGACATCGTCACCGTCGTTATTGGCGCGGACAAATGGCGCGAGCAACTGGCCGCCGCGGGGCGGGCGGGCGGGGTGATTACATCCGCTCTGCCAAGCCTGGATAGTCCACAATGA
- the proZ gene encoding glycine betaine/carnitine/choline/L-proline ABC transporter permease ProZ produces the protein MNFLQQALSYLLTASNWTGPVGLAVRTCEHLEYTAVAVAASALIAVPVGLLIGHTGRGTLLVVGAVNGLRALPTLGVLLLGVLLFGLGLGPPLVALMLLGIPSLLASTYAGIASVDPLVVDAARAMGMTESQVLLRVEVPNALPLMLGGLRSATLQVVATATVAAYASLGGLGGYLIDGIKERRFHIALVGAMMVAALALTLDGLLALAGWVSVPGTGRMRKLAAVVDKPAAGGGHALR, from the coding sequence ATGAATTTCCTGCAGCAGGCGCTGTCCTACCTGCTAACCGCCAGTAACTGGACCGGTCCAGTCGGCTTGGCAGTCCGCACGTGTGAGCACCTGGAATACACCGCGGTGGCGGTGGCCGCTTCAGCACTGATCGCCGTGCCAGTCGGGCTGCTTATCGGGCACACCGGTCGCGGGACGCTGCTGGTGGTGGGTGCGGTCAATGGTTTGCGCGCTTTGCCCACGTTGGGTGTTCTGCTGCTAGGGGTGCTGCTATTCGGGCTGGGATTGGGGCCGCCGCTGGTGGCGCTGATGCTGTTGGGTATCCCGTCTTTGCTGGCCAGCACGTACGCCGGCATTGCCAGTGTTGATCCGCTGGTGGTCGATGCCGCCCGGGCGATGGGCATGACCGAGTCCCAGGTGCTGCTGCGCGTCGAGGTACCCAATGCACTACCGCTGATGCTCGGCGGACTACGCAGCGCGACGCTGCAAGTGGTCGCCACCGCGACGGTGGCCGCCTACGCCAGTCTCGGGGGGCTGGGTGGCTACTTGATCGACGGGATCAAGGAGCGTCGATTCCACATCGCTCTGGTCGGTGCGATGATGGTGGCCGCGTTGGCGTTGACCCTCGACGGACTGCTGGCGTTGGCGGGGTGGGTATCGGTGCCGGGCACCGGGAGGATGCGCAAGCTCGCCGCGGTTGTCGACAAACCTGCCGCAGGCGGTGGACACGCCCTACGGTAG
- the proW gene encoding glycine betaine/carnitine/choline/L-proline ABC transporter permease ProW, which produces MHYLMTHPGAAWALTVVHLRLSLLPVLIGLMSAVPLGLLVQRAPLLRRLTTATASVIFTIPSLALFVVLPLIIGTRILDEANVIVALAAYTTALLVRAVLEALDAVPAQVHDAATAIGYSRIAQMLKVELPLSIPVLVAGLRVVAVTNIAMVSVGSVIGIGGLGTWFTAGYQTNKSDQIVAGVVAMFLLAIVVDVVINLAGRLATPWERAPRAARRRRQVAAPITGGAR; this is translated from the coding sequence ATGCACTACCTGATGACCCACCCGGGAGCGGCCTGGGCGCTGACCGTCGTCCATCTGCGCCTCTCGTTGCTGCCGGTGCTGATCGGGCTGATGAGCGCGGTGCCGTTGGGCCTGCTGGTGCAGCGCGCGCCGCTGCTTCGCCGGCTGACGACGGCGACCGCCAGCGTTATATTCACCATCCCGTCGCTAGCGCTATTCGTGGTGTTGCCGCTGATCATCGGAACCCGGATCCTCGACGAGGCCAATGTCATTGTGGCGTTGGCGGCCTACACCACGGCCCTGCTGGTGCGGGCGGTGCTCGAAGCGCTGGACGCGGTGCCGGCGCAGGTGCATGACGCGGCCACCGCCATCGGCTATTCGCGGATCGCTCAGATGTTGAAAGTCGAACTGCCGCTGTCTATCCCCGTGCTGGTAGCCGGGCTGCGGGTGGTCGCGGTTACCAACATCGCGATGGTGTCCGTGGGTTCGGTGATAGGAATCGGGGGCCTGGGAACCTGGTTCACCGCGGGGTATCAGACCAACAAGAGTGACCAGATCGTTGCCGGCGTCGTAGCGATGTTCCTGCTGGCGATTGTCGTCGACGTGGTGATCAACCTCGCCGGTCGGCTGGCCACGCCATGGGAACGGGCGCCGCGGGCAGCCCGTCGGCGCCGCCAGGTCGCGGCCCCGATCACGGGCGGAGCGCGATGA
- the proV gene encoding glycine betaine/carnitine/choline/L-proline ABC transporter ATP-binding protein ProV, with product MICFDDVSKVYAHGATAVDRLTLEVPNGMLTVFVGPSGCGKTTALRMINRMVDPTSGTITVDGTDVSTVNAVKLRLGIGYVIQNAGLMPHQRVIDNVATVPVLKGQPRRAARKAGYEVLERVGLDPKVATRYPAQLSGGEQQRVGVARALAADPPILLMDEPFSAVDPVVRHELQNEILRLQAELHKTIVFVTHDIDEALKLADLVAVFAPGGALAQYDETARLLSSPANDFVSKFIGLGRGYRWLQLFDAAGLPVRDIEQVSVNGLSDARDRQVRDGWVLVVDGAGAPLGWIDADGRRRHRGGAALSDAMTVGGSVFRPNGNLSQALDAALSSPSGVGVAVDGGGKVIGGILAADVLAEFQKGKKAGGGAKPCTT from the coding sequence TTGATCTGCTTTGACGATGTCAGCAAGGTGTACGCACACGGTGCCACCGCCGTAGACCGGCTGACGCTGGAAGTCCCTAACGGCATGCTGACCGTCTTCGTCGGCCCCTCCGGCTGCGGCAAGACGACGGCGCTGCGAATGATCAACCGAATGGTGGATCCGACCTCGGGCACCATCACTGTCGACGGTACCGACGTGTCGACGGTCAATGCGGTGAAGCTGCGCCTGGGAATTGGCTATGTCATCCAGAACGCGGGGCTGATGCCTCATCAACGGGTCATCGACAACGTCGCAACGGTGCCGGTGCTGAAGGGTCAGCCGCGCCGGGCAGCCCGCAAAGCCGGTTATGAGGTGCTTGAGCGTGTCGGGCTGGACCCCAAGGTCGCCACCCGCTACCCGGCCCAGCTCTCGGGCGGCGAACAGCAACGGGTCGGCGTGGCACGGGCACTCGCGGCCGATCCGCCGATCTTGTTGATGGACGAGCCGTTCTCGGCCGTCGACCCGGTGGTTCGCCACGAGCTACAGAACGAAATACTTCGTCTGCAAGCCGAGTTGCACAAGACCATTGTCTTCGTGACGCACGACATCGACGAGGCGTTGAAGCTCGCCGATCTGGTGGCGGTGTTCGCCCCGGGCGGCGCGCTTGCGCAGTACGACGAAACTGCCCGGCTGTTATCCAGTCCGGCGAATGACTTCGTGTCGAAGTTCATCGGTCTCGGTCGCGGCTATCGGTGGCTGCAGCTGTTCGACGCGGCCGGACTACCTGTGCGCGACATCGAGCAAGTCTCGGTGAACGGCCTTTCCGATGCCCGGGACAGGCAAGTTCGTGACGGCTGGGTGCTGGTGGTCGACGGTGCGGGTGCGCCGTTGGGCTGGATCGACGCCGATGGCCGGCGGCGTCACCGCGGCGGCGCGGCATTGTCGGATGCCATGACCGTCGGCGGTTCGGTGTTCCGCCCGAACGGTAACCTCAGCCAGGCGCTGGACGCCGCCTTGTCCTCGCCGTCGGGGGTCGGTGTCGCCGTTGACGGCGGTGGCAAGGTCATCGGCGGGATACTGGCCGCCGACGTGCTGGCCGAGTTCCAAAAAGGCAAGAAGGCCGGCGGCGGAGCTAAGCCATGCACTACCTGA
- the proX gene encoding glycine betaine/carnitine/choline/L-proline ABC transporter substrate-binding lipoprotein ProX, with protein sequence MRMLRRLRRATVAAAVWLATVCLVASCANADPLGSATGSVKSIVVGSGDFPESQVIAEIYAQVLQANGFDVGRRLGIGSRETYILALKDHSIDLVPEYIGNLLLYFQPDATVTMLDAVELELYKRLPGDLSILTPSPASDTDTVTVTAATAARWNLKTIADLAPHSADVKFAAPSAFQTRPSGLPGLRHKYSLDIAPGNFVTINDGGGAVTVRALVEGTATAANLFSTSAAIPQNHLVVLEDPEHNFLAGNIVPLVNSRKKSDHLKDVLDAVSAKLTTAGLAELNAAVSGNSGVDPDQAARKWVRDNGFDHPVRQ encoded by the coding sequence ATGAGGATGCTGCGACGCCTACGTCGCGCAACTGTCGCTGCGGCTGTGTGGCTCGCGACGGTGTGCCTGGTTGCGTCCTGCGCCAATGCTGATCCGCTCGGGTCAGCGACCGGCAGTGTGAAGTCCATCGTCGTCGGGTCCGGTGATTTTCCGGAATCGCAGGTGATCGCCGAAATCTACGCACAAGTGTTGCAGGCCAACGGTTTCGACGTGGGGCGGCGGTTGGGAATTGGCAGTCGAGAGACGTATATCCTGGCGCTCAAAGATCATTCCATCGACCTGGTGCCGGAGTATATCGGCAACTTGCTGCTGTACTTTCAACCCGACGCCACGGTGACCATGCTCGATGCCGTTGAGTTGGAGCTCTACAAGCGACTTCCCGGCGATCTGTCGATCCTGACGCCGTCGCCGGCCTCTGACACTGACACCGTCACCGTCACCGCCGCTACCGCCGCCCGGTGGAACCTGAAAACGATCGCCGACCTGGCCCCGCATTCCGCGGATGTGAAGTTCGCGGCGCCGTCGGCCTTTCAGACCCGGCCGTCCGGGTTGCCCGGGCTGCGGCACAAATACTCACTCGACATCGCGCCGGGCAACTTCGTGACCATCAACGACGGCGGCGGTGCGGTGACCGTGCGAGCACTGGTGGAGGGAACGGCCACAGCCGCCAACCTCTTCAGCACCTCTGCGGCTATCCCGCAAAACCACCTGGTGGTGCTGGAAGATCCCGAACATAACTTCCTAGCCGGAAACATTGTGCCGCTTGTGAATTCGCGAAAGAAGTCGGATCACCTCAAAGATGTGCTGGACGCGGTGTCGGCAAAGCTGACCACTGCCGGCCTGGCCGAGCTCAATGCAGCGGTGTCCGGCAACTCCGGGGTGGACCCCGACCAGGCCGCGCGGAAATGGGTGCGGGACAACGGTTTCGATCATCCAGTGCGGCAGTAG
- a CDS encoding membrane protein, producing the protein MPGSVPGKAPEEPPVKFTRAAAVWSALIVGFLILILLLIFIAQNTASAQFAFFGWRWSLPLGVAILLAAVGGGLITVFAGTARILQLRRAAKKTHAAALR; encoded by the coding sequence GTGCCTGGCTCGGTGCCCGGTAAGGCACCGGAAGAGCCACCCGTCAAGTTCACCCGCGCCGCCGCCGTATGGTCGGCGCTGATCGTCGGCTTTCTGATCCTCATCCTGTTGCTGATATTCATCGCCCAGAACACCGCCTCGGCCCAATTTGCGTTCTTCGGCTGGCGCTGGAGCCTGCCACTAGGGGTGGCTATCTTGCTGGCGGCCGTGGGCGGCGGGCTGATCACCGTCTTCGCCGGCACCGCGCGGATCCTTCAGTTGCGACGTGCGGCCAAAAAGACCCACGCGGCCGCCCTTCGCTAA
- the fadE36 gene encoding acyl-CoA dehydrogenase FadE36, giving the protein MTSVDRLDGLDLGALDRYLRSLGIGRDGELRGELISGGRSNLTFRVYDDASSWLVRRPPLHGLTPSAHDMAREYRVVAALGDTPVPVARTISLCQDDSVLGAPFQVVEFVAGQVVRRRAELEALGSRSVIEGCVDALIRVLVDLHSIDPKAVGLSDFGKPDGYLERQVRRWGSQWELVRLPDDHRDADISRLHLALQQAIPQQSRTSIVHGDYRIDNTILDTDDPCHVRAVVDWELSTLGDPLSDAALMCVYRDPALDLIVHAQAAWTSPLLPAADELADRYSLVSGQPLGHWEFYMALAYFKLAIIAAGIDYRRRMSEQAEGKDTAAESVPDVVAPLIARGLAEIAKKSG; this is encoded by the coding sequence GTGACTTCGGTTGACCGACTCGACGGGCTCGATCTGGGCGCGCTGGACCGGTATCTGCGTTCGCTGGGGATCGGGCGCGACGGCGAGTTGCGTGGCGAGCTGATCTCCGGTGGACGCTCCAATCTGACCTTCCGGGTCTATGATGACGCGTCGAGCTGGTTGGTGCGCCGTCCGCCCCTGCACGGGCTGACACCGTCGGCGCACGACATGGCCCGCGAGTACAGGGTGGTCGCCGCGCTGGGAGACACACCGGTTCCGGTGGCGCGCACGATCTCGCTGTGCCAGGACGACTCGGTGCTGGGCGCGCCGTTCCAGGTTGTCGAATTCGTTGCCGGGCAAGTGGTGCGCCGGCGCGCCGAACTCGAAGCGCTCGGCAGCCGTTCGGTCATCGAGGGCTGTGTCGACGCCTTGATCCGGGTACTCGTCGACTTGCATAGCATCGACCCGAAGGCCGTCGGACTGAGCGATTTCGGCAAACCCGACGGCTATCTGGAACGGCAGGTGCGCCGGTGGGGGTCACAATGGGAGCTGGTGCGGCTGCCCGACGACCACCGCGACGCCGACATTTCGCGACTGCATTTAGCCCTGCAGCAAGCCATTCCACAACAGAGCCGCACATCGATCGTGCACGGCGACTACCGGATCGACAACACGATCTTGGACACCGATGACCCATGCCATGTTCGCGCGGTGGTGGACTGGGAGCTCTCCACCCTGGGGGATCCGCTGTCCGACGCGGCCCTGATGTGCGTATACCGCGACCCCGCGCTGGACTTAATTGTGCATGCGCAGGCAGCGTGGACTTCGCCGCTGCTGCCAGCAGCCGACGAGCTGGCCGATCGGTATTCACTCGTCTCCGGGCAGCCGCTAGGCCACTGGGAGTTCTACATGGCCTTGGCCTATTTCAAGCTCGCCATCATCGCCGCCGGCATCGACTACCGCCGACGCATGTCCGAGCAGGCCGAGGGGAAGGACACCGCGGCTGAGTCGGTGCCTGACGTTGTTGCGCCGCTGATCGCTCGCGGTCTGGCAGAGATTGCCAAGAAGAGCGGGTAA
- a CDS encoding hydrolase: MPMEHKPPTAVIQAAHGEHSLPLHDTTDFDDADRGFIAALSPCVIKAADGRVVWDNDAYSFLDGAAPTSVHPSLWRQSQLTAKQGLYQVVPGIYQVRGFDISNISFVEGDTGLIVIDPLVSTEVAAAALDLYRAHRGADRPVVAVIYTHSHVDHFGGVLGVTTQADVDAGKVAVLAPEGFTAHAVQENIYAGSAMMRRAGYMYGTVLARGLRGHVGCGLGQTLSTGEVSLVVPTVDITETGETHTIDGVEIEFQMAPGTEAPAEMHFYFPRFRALCMAENATHNLHNLLTLRGALVRDPRAWSGYLTEAIDTFADRTDVVFASHHWPTWGREKIVEFLSQQRDMYSYLHDQTLRLLNQGYTGVEIAEMFQLPPALQRAWHTHGYYGSVSHNVKAIYQRYMGWFDGNPGWLWPHPPEALAPRYVDALGGIDRVLELAREAFDAGDFRWAATLLDHAVFADSEHAAARGLYADTLEQLAYGAECATWRNFFLTGAAELRDGNPGSSGQVPAPTFFAQLTPDQIFDVLAISINGPRAWDLDLAIDFTFTEPDVNYRLTLRNGVLIHRKLPADPATANATVTVGDKVRLVAAALGDISSPGFEVFGDRTVLQTFLSVLDRPDSAFNIVTP, encoded by the coding sequence GTGCCGATGGAACACAAACCTCCCACTGCCGTCATCCAGGCGGCACACGGTGAACACTCGTTACCGTTGCATGACACAACGGATTTCGACGACGCCGATCGCGGATTCATTGCCGCGCTGTCCCCGTGTGTGATCAAGGCTGCCGATGGTCGCGTGGTGTGGGACAACGACGCGTACTCGTTTCTCGACGGTGCCGCGCCGACATCGGTGCATCCCAGCCTGTGGCGGCAATCCCAGCTGACCGCGAAACAGGGCCTCTACCAGGTGGTGCCGGGCATCTATCAGGTCCGCGGATTCGATATCTCCAATATCAGCTTCGTTGAGGGTGACACTGGGCTGATCGTCATCGACCCGTTGGTGTCCACCGAGGTGGCCGCCGCCGCGCTGGACTTGTATCGCGCCCACCGCGGAGCCGACCGCCCCGTGGTCGCGGTCATCTACACCCACAGCCATGTCGATCATTTCGGTGGGGTGCTCGGCGTCACCACCCAGGCCGACGTGGACGCGGGAAAGGTGGCGGTGCTGGCGCCGGAGGGGTTCACCGCGCACGCCGTGCAGGAAAACATCTACGCCGGCTCGGCGATGATGCGCCGTGCGGGCTACATGTACGGCACCGTGTTGGCGCGCGGTCTCCGGGGGCACGTCGGCTGCGGCCTCGGGCAGACACTGTCGACCGGTGAGGTTTCGCTCGTCGTGCCGACGGTCGACATCACCGAGACCGGGGAGACCCACACCATCGACGGGGTGGAGATCGAGTTCCAGATGGCCCCGGGCACCGAGGCCCCTGCGGAGATGCACTTCTATTTCCCGCGCTTCCGCGCGTTGTGCATGGCCGAAAACGCCACGCATAACCTGCACAACCTGCTGACCCTGCGCGGCGCCTTGGTGCGCGATCCGCGCGCCTGGTCGGGCTATCTCACCGAGGCGATTGACACCTTTGCCGACCGAACCGACGTGGTGTTCGCCTCGCACCACTGGCCGACGTGGGGACGCGAGAAGATCGTCGAGTTCTTGTCGCAACAGCGCGACATGTATTCATATCTGCACGATCAGACGCTGCGGCTGCTGAACCAGGGCTACACCGGTGTGGAGATCGCCGAGATGTTCCAGCTGCCACCGGCGCTGCAGCGGGCATGGCACACCCACGGCTACTACGGGTCGGTCAGCCATAACGTGAAGGCGATCTATCAGCGTTACATGGGCTGGTTTGACGGTAACCCGGGCTGGTTGTGGCCGCATCCGCCCGAGGCGCTGGCGCCGCGTTATGTCGACGCGTTGGGTGGCATCGACCGAGTGCTGGAGCTGGCCCGCGAAGCCTTCGACGCAGGTGATTTCCGTTGGGCGGCAACGCTTCTCGACCATGCGGTGTTCGCCGACAGCGAGCACGCTGCGGCCCGCGGGCTCTATGCCGACACCCTGGAGCAGCTGGCCTACGGCGCGGAGTGTGCGACCTGGCGCAATTTCTTTCTGACCGGGGCCGCCGAGCTGCGCGACGGGAACCCGGGCAGCTCCGGGCAAGTCCCGGCGCCCACGTTTTTCGCCCAGCTGACGCCGGACCAAATCTTTGACGTCCTGGCGATCAGCATCAATGGCCCACGCGCATGGGACCTCGACCTGGCCATCGATTTCACCTTCACCGAGCCGGATGTCAACTATCGGCTCACGCTGCGCAACGGCGTGTTGATACATCGCAAGCTTCCCGCCGATCCGGCGACGGCGAACGCGACGGTGACGGTGGGCGACAAGGTTCGGTTGGTCGCCGCGGCGCTGGGCGATATCAGCTCACCCGGTTTCGAGGTGTTCGGCGACCGGACGGTGCTGCAGACATTCTTGAGCGTCCTCGACCGGCCCGATTCGGCCTTCAACATCGTGACGCCGTAG
- the lpqH gene encoding lipoprotein LpqH, whose translation MKRGLTVAVAGAAILVAGLSGCSSNKSTTGSGETTTAAGTTASPGAASGPKVVIDGKDQNVTGSVVCTTAAGNVNIAIGGAATGIAAVLTDGNPPEVKSVGLGNVNGVTLGYTSGTGQGNASATKDGSHYKITGTATGVDMANPMSPVNKSFEIEVTCS comes from the coding sequence GTGAAGCGTGGACTGACGGTCGCGGTAGCCGGAGCCGCCATTCTGGTCGCAGGTCTTTCCGGATGTTCAAGCAACAAGTCGACTACAGGAAGCGGTGAGACCACGACCGCGGCAGGCACGACGGCAAGCCCCGGCGCCGCCTCCGGGCCGAAGGTCGTCATCGACGGTAAGGACCAGAACGTCACCGGCTCCGTGGTGTGCACAACCGCGGCCGGCAATGTCAACATCGCGATCGGCGGGGCGGCGACCGGCATTGCCGCCGTGCTCACCGACGGCAACCCTCCGGAGGTGAAGTCCGTTGGGCTCGGTAACGTCAACGGCGTCACGCTGGGATACACGTCGGGCACCGGACAGGGTAACGCCTCGGCAACCAAGGACGGCAGCCACTACAAGATCACTGGGACCGCTACCGGGGTCGACATGGCCAACCCGATGTCACCGGTGAACAAGTCGTTCGAAATCGAGGTGACCTGTTCCTAA
- the tcrY gene encoding two component sensor kinase TcrY, which produces MGITAATEMALRRHLVAQLDNQLGGTSYRSVLMYPEKMPRPPWRHETHNYIRSGPGPRFLDAPGQPAGMVAAVVSDGTTVAAGYLTGSGSRAALTSTGRSQLERIAGSRTPLTLDLDGLGRYRVLAAPSRNGHDVIVTGLSMGNVDATMLQMLIIFGIVTVIALVAATTAGIVIIKRALAPLRRVAQTASEVVDLPLDRGEVKLPVRVPEPDANPSTEVGQLGSALNRMLDHIAAALSARQASETCVRQFVADASHELRTPLAAIRGYTELTQRIGDDPEAVAHAMSRVASETERITRLVEDLLLLARLDSGRPLERGPVDMSRLAVDAVSDAHVAGPDHQWALDLPPEPVVIPGDAARLHQVVTNLLANARVHTGPGTIVTTRLSTGPTHVVLQVIDNGPGIPAALQSEVFERFARGDTSRSRQAGSTGLGLAIVSAVVKAHNGTITVSSSPGYTEFAVRLPLDGWQPLESSPR; this is translated from the coding sequence GTGGGAATCACCGCGGCAACCGAAATGGCGCTGCGTCGTCATCTGGTGGCACAACTTGACAACCAACTCGGCGGAACGTCGTACCGCTCGGTGTTGATGTATCCGGAGAAAATGCCCCGTCCGCCCTGGCGGCACGAGACGCACAACTACATCCGGTCGGGCCCCGGTCCGAGGTTTCTCGATGCTCCGGGCCAGCCGGCCGGGATGGTGGCGGCGGTGGTCAGCGACGGCACGACGGTCGCCGCCGGATATCTGACCGGCAGTGGTTCGCGGGCGGCGTTGACGTCAACCGGCCGGTCCCAGCTGGAACGGATCGCCGGCAGCCGCACACCGCTGACCCTGGATCTCGACGGTCTGGGCCGGTACCGTGTGCTGGCCGCTCCGAGCCGAAACGGGCACGACGTCATCGTCACCGGCCTGTCGATGGGCAACGTCGACGCCACGATGTTGCAGATGCTGATCATTTTCGGAATCGTCACGGTGATTGCGTTGGTCGCCGCGACGACCGCCGGAATCGTCATCATCAAGCGGGCGCTGGCGCCGTTGCGGCGCGTCGCGCAAACCGCGAGCGAAGTCGTCGACCTACCGTTGGATCGCGGCGAGGTCAAGCTACCGGTCCGGGTGCCCGAACCTGACGCAAACCCCTCCACCGAGGTGGGGCAACTCGGGTCGGCGCTCAACCGGATGCTCGACCACATCGCTGCCGCACTGTCGGCGCGGCAGGCCAGTGAAACCTGTGTGCGCCAGTTCGTTGCCGATGCCAGTCATGAACTGCGAACTCCCCTTGCGGCGATCCGTGGTTACACGGAATTGACGCAGCGGATAGGGGACGATCCCGAGGCCGTCGCACACGCGATGAGCCGGGTGGCATCGGAGACCGAGCGGATAACACGTCTCGTCGAGGACCTGCTGCTGCTGGCGCGTCTGGACTCGGGGCGGCCGCTGGAACGCGGACCGGTGGACATGTCGCGGCTTGCGGTTGACGCGGTCAGCGACGCTCATGTTGCCGGACCAGATCACCAGTGGGCGCTCGACCTGCCCCCCGAACCGGTGGTCATCCCGGGTGATGCGGCACGGTTGCACCAGGTGGTGACCAACCTGCTGGCCAACGCCCGCGTGCACACCGGTCCCGGCACGATCGTGACGACGCGCTTGAGCACCGGGCCGACGCACGTCGTGCTGCAGGTGATCGACAATGGGCCGGGTATTCCGGCCGCGCTGCAGTCCGAGGTTTTCGAGCGGTTCGCCCGCGGCGATACGTCACGGTCCCGCCAAGCCGGTAGCACCGGGCTCGGCCTGGCGATCGTCTCCGCTGTGGTCAAGGCGCACAACGGAACGATCACCGTGAGTAGCTCACCCGGATATACCGAGTTTGCGGTGCGGTTGCCACTTGACGGATGGCAACCGCTCGAATCGTCGCCGCGCTAG
- the tcrX gene encoding two component transcriptional regulator TcrX, translated as MRRADGQPVTVLVVDDEPVLAEMVSMALRYEGWNITTAGDGSSAIAAARRQRPDVVVLDVMLPDMSGLDVLHKLRSENPGLPVLLLTAKDAVEDRIAGLTAGGDDYVTKPFSIEEVVLRLRALLRRTGVTTVDSGAQLVVGDLVLDEDSHEVMRAGEPVSLTSTEFELLRFMMHNSKRVLSKAQILDRVWSYDFGGRSNIVELYISYLRKKIDNGREPMIHTLRGAGYVLKPAR; from the coding sequence ATGCGGCGCGCCGATGGCCAACCGGTCACTGTGCTGGTGGTCGACGACGAACCCGTTCTGGCCGAGATGGTGTCCATGGCATTGCGGTATGAAGGTTGGAACATCACCACCGCCGGTGACGGATCGTCGGCGATTGCGGCGGCCCGCCGCCAGCGGCCCGATGTGGTTGTGCTCGACGTGATGTTGCCTGACATGAGCGGTCTTGACGTGCTGCACAAGTTGCGCAGCGAGAATCCAGGCCTGCCGGTTCTACTGCTGACGGCCAAGGACGCGGTGGAAGATCGTATAGCTGGGTTGACCGCGGGGGGCGACGACTACGTCACCAAGCCGTTTAGCATCGAGGAGGTCGTGCTTCGGCTGCGGGCGTTACTGCGTCGCACGGGGGTGACGACAGTCGACAGCGGTGCCCAGCTAGTGGTCGGAGACTTGGTGCTGGACGAAGACAGCCACGAGGTGATGCGCGCCGGCGAACCGGTGTCGTTGACGTCCACCGAGTTCGAGCTGCTGCGGTTCATGATGCACAACTCCAAGCGGGTGCTGAGCAAAGCCCAGATTCTGGACCGCGTCTGGAGTTACGACTTCGGCGGCCGGTCCAATATCGTGGAGCTGTACATCTCGTACCTGCGCAAAAAGATCGACAACGGTCGCGAACCCATGATTCACACGCTGCGCGGCGCCGGCTATGTGCTCAAGCCGGCCCGCTAG